In Lolium perenne isolate Kyuss_39 chromosome 5, Kyuss_2.0, whole genome shotgun sequence, the sequence GGTGTTGGTGAGGTCAGCACGAATGTTGCTGATGTGACCGGagctgccgatgacatgcctTGTACCGACAACCTTCCCACGGACGGtgccaattgacgagggtgctcctcggcaatgcccatctTTTGGGGCTTAggtttgacggaatcctgcaggctaacaccagacatcagataccaaactgacagggagagagatttacccaggtccggggccctcgatgaggtaaaatccttacttcctgcttgtctgatcttgattatcgaaattatcgggtttacaatggggtagccgaaggctaagactaagatctcgtcgagaggctaagatttctaatgatctagctctagacttgcggtgaatCTGGCTGtggtgattgtgtgtccctcggcacaCCCTCTCCTGGTCCTTATATTGCAGGCCAGGTTCCAAGCGTTCTGTCCGGGTTCGACTAGTTTGCAAAGAATTCTATGTCTAAACTTTCCTTATACTtcatcttcttgccttgttcatcaagaatcTTTCTTCGGAACCGACGTATCGGCCCACCTTAgtcggtggatgatcttcatgggcccttGGTGGGCCTAGGAGGTAAcataacattggttacccgaagggtaatacccACATCACTTTTAAAAGGCTTATATTTAAGAACGGATGAAGTAATACCATACGAGCCATTTTTTTTACACGACGCCCCAGCAGGCCAGCTTTTTTTTATGAACCCTTTATGTCGTGATTTATAAGagctattttttttaaaaaaattgagaTTTTAGGAACCAACTTCAATTTTCATGGAAAAATTGCATTTTTTGTGTTCTGTATAAAAAGAGAAACAAATGTCTTAATAAGAGCTATTTTTACGCAccaaattttatttttttatacatGACACAAAGAATATCAGCTATTTTGTGAAATGACTTTGCAGCACATAGAAACGTTGAATTGTACGTGCAATATTTTTTCTTAAATATTATAACACATTAAAATATACGTTTAAAACTCATTTTAGAAAGGGAAAATTTGCTGGCGGACACTGTTATTTTTTGGTCTTCTCCAAAACACACCGTTAAAACGTGTCTTTGCCCAGTACCATTATAATTTCACGGTACGTTTGCTAGAACACACTATGTGACCCAAAACGGAAAGTTTGAATTATCTGCTTAGGAGAACCATCCACCGTCCGGTTTAGATCGGTTTTTTTTTGGTTGTCAAAATTTTGGACCAACCGTTTTTAGCTTGAACGGTTTTTTTCAGGGCCCTGTTAGTCCGTAGGAATGAGTTTCTAATGCCAAAAAACAGGCTTTTTCTGTGTCGTTAGTCTGTACGTATCAATCGGATGCAAAAACAATTTGCCCAACATTTAGTCCCAATCCAGAACATAATCACACACATCTAAATCACATTGGAAAACAAACATCATGTAATATTGCAAAAGAACTTGCATATTTGATTACCTTCTTGTCATAGAGCTACAAGGAAGTTGTTTTGTTGGTGTGGACATTCCCTGTATAGCCGCATAATCAAGATCTAATTGGCGCGTGCGGCTGCAGAAAAGTATGAAGACATTTGTAAACATTTTTGCTAGCAGGAAATTAGTGAAAAATTGCATTTATGATAACCTTCTTGTCATTGGGCTACTAATATCCATGGATGGAGCCTGGGCCTTCGAGGGTGTAGTCTGAAGAGATGATGCTTCGACGCGTGTAGATGGTGCTTCAATCTGTTTAGACTGTGGTTGAACTTCAACTGCTTTCTTGCTCCTGTTCCTTACTCTCTTCGGCTTAGGTGGTGCAGGTGGAGGTGCATTAGGATCAAGCACAGTCTCATTGCAAGTTTTCTTCATGTGGCCCTTTTGATGGCAGCGTTTACATGTGACCATTCTGCGTCCCTTTCCTCCTTCTTCCCATCCTTTATAACTTCTTGTCCTTGGCCTCCCAGCTGCACGTTTTAGAATAGGGGGCCAAAGTTTAAAGCCAGGGTCTACCTTCGGCCACTGCTGCCTATCTGTCATTGGCCCCACCCAGTTTTCATATGCTTTTTTGAACTTGTTAACTGAGTAGTAGTCGTGGATGTAATCTTCCATCTTGGGATTTCTCATGCTAGTGATAACATGTAGAGCATGATAGCAAGGCAAACCAATTATTTGCCACTGCCTACATGTGCATGTTCTATTTGTGAGATCCAATGCATGCCTCCATGGTTGCAGGTCCTTAGCAACACCTTGAACCTCAGCTAAAAGTGCAACATTGTCATGATCTTTGTTAGAAAATGTGTGGACGTATGGCAGTCCTCGGCTCTTAGCATTTACTTCTTTGACAACACGAGGAAGAATTTTCCCACAAAGTTTATAAGCAATTCTTCTTCGCAAGTCCATTTTCTCCATTATCATCTGCCTTATTTTATCAAAAAGAGGAATGACTGGAAGAGACTTTTCTGTTCTAATCCAACTATTGAAGGATTCGGCAATATTATTGGTGACATAATCTACTTTGCTAGTTTCCGAGAATTGATACCTTTTCCATAGGTGCTTGTGGTTGTCCTCCAGCCGCTGCATGGCTTCAGGAGATGCTTCAAGCATAGGATTGTAATGCTGCTCAAACCGAAGAACTCTATACGCTCTACAAGCTGGCCACAAGTGCTTGAGGAAGACATCACCACGGAATTTTTTCATGAAGTTCTTGACTAAGTGCCGCATGCACTCTCTATGCTCCACTCCATTTGTGAAAACTTGGGTGACAGCAGCATCTATACCTTTACCCGCGTCAGTGGATATAACTAATCCAGGGGGTGACCCAATAGCCATGTGCAGCCTGTCAAAAAACCATGTCCAATTATCAGCCGTCTCTTAACCAAATACACCGTATGCTACTGGAAACATCCAATGGTTTCCATCAATAGCAATGGCAGATGCAAGTTGTCCTTTCCACTTTCCAGTTAATGCTGTTGAGTCCACCCCTACAAATGGTCTGCAACCATACAAAAACCCATCAACACATGCACGCAGGGCAACAAACATCCTAGTGAACCTTTGTTTGCCCTCTGCATCCTTCTCAAACTGAATGTCCACTATGCTTCCTGGATTTGTCCTCTCCAGCTCAGCTTTGAAGCTGAAAGCATCCTCAAAGCTAGAATCCCAATCGCCTTGGAGCTTCTTTAGAGCCATTTCTTTTCCATCCAAGACAACCCAGTTTGATATCTTGATTTTGTACTTCTCTTCTAATAGGAAGCCTCCTTTCATCCCAATACATGTCTATTGCAGTCAACAACAAAGTGTCATGGTTGATTTCTGCAAAAGACTGTCTAACTTTATCCCAATAAGTAATTAACAACTTCTGACTTGGTCCATGTTTTATTTCTTGATCAAGTTCTTCGCTGAAATCTTTGAAATTGGCACAATCCCTGTCTACAACTTTCAGTTCATCTCTTGTTGGATGCCATACTTGTGTCCCATTATCACAAAATTCAGCATATGCACACACCCGGACATCAATTCTGGTAGCTGAACTACAATCCATCCTGTTCAAAATAATAGGGATATTACAGACTATATTCTTAGAAAATTACTCTAGTAAGACTGGATCAAGTACCTAGTAATAATCGCCAAGAAATGTGGCCATAGGGTAATCTAAATTGTTACAACGGACCATCAGTATTGATTGATATAAGAGATCCCTTGATATAACTATTGAATACTGATAAAGTGCACAAAATTGCAGGCATCACGTAATGTATTGGGATAATCATATTCAGCAATTCTTACTACTGAATAATATCAGTGGGCTATCTACAGCCATGAGACGTGAGCTAGCAAATGATTCAGTTCTCGACTAGGGTCAATATACATATAGGCGTAATTGGGAAAGAATCAAGGAAGAAACTTACCCTTCGGGCACCCAGGCTGTGTCGCCAGTGTGTGTCGCCATCCATGGCCGCCGGCAGATAGTTCTCCAGCGCGAGGCCGCTGGCAGGTGCGGCCGAGGGCGGCCGACAGCGGGCCGGTGAAGGCCCGGGACCCCTCTTGGGTGGCGCCGCGCCTTGCGTCTCTTCAGCCGGTCGCCGATGGTGTGCGGACGTGAGACGGGAACGATTGAGGGATAGAAGTGCCGTCGGGGACGACGTACGCGTGCTCGCCGGCGGTTAAGAAGCAGAATGACGGCGGCCGGCAAGATGCAGGACGGCGGTTCCCAAATCCTGCTAGGGATCGTGGCTGATCGATTGAAGGGCTTCGTCGCTAGGCGTATGGAATAAAGTCTGTTTGGTTCTTTTCCTCTAGATCAGTAATAAAACCGGTTTGATTCTCTTTTTTTACATGAATCGGTTTTTCATACTCAATAATCTAATAATTCGcaataaaaaaaataaagattTCCGTTTTGGGCATACGGTGTGTTTTAGCAAACGTACCGTGAAATTATAATGGTACTGAGCAAAGACACGTTTTAACGGTGTGTTTTGGCAAAGACCAAAAAATAACAGTGTCCGGCAGCAAATTTTCCCTTTTAGAAAATAGAAGCATCTACTCCCGTTGCAGATCATGGAATAAACAAAAAGGGCCTCGTACGTACCTAGGGtttcagacgccgccgccgccgttggcGGCGTGCGGCCGATTTCTCCGGCGCTCGCGTTGGTGCCTTTCCGGAAGCTAGTCCCAACTCCCCAACTGGCTTTCTACAGTCACGTGGAGTCCCATGGATTGTGATTACTGAAGCAATCTAGCTTTTGACGGCTCCGTCGTCCGACGTCCCAGCGCGTGTTAGCGTTGCTGGTTTTTCTTCCCGGTGTGGTCATCTGCTCTGCAGGGGCCGCGATCGGTTCAAGTCACCTTGCCTAGGCAAGGCTGTGTGTTGTTCTCTACGTGAAGTCTAAAGTGATTACTTTTACCACCCTTCTCATCAGCGGGCTCGCTCGACGGCGCGGCGAGAGCAATGATCATCATAGGATGGAATTGTCGAGGGATGCGCAAATCCTCGGCAGTACGTGCGCTTTTGGAGCTTCAGGCACGTCTGAAACCGGATGTGCTCTTCCTGTCTGAAGCGCATTTGTGTAGGACAAAGGCAGAAAATTTACAAAGGAGGTTGAATTTTGATGAGATGTTGGTTTCGGAGAGCGATGGGAGAAGTGGCGGTCTCGTGATGTTCTGGAATAAAGAGATCAAGGTCACATCAAAGGATATTACCCCGAACTTTATTGATATCCGCATTAACGAACACAACGGATCGGGATGGCGACTAACTGGTTTATATGGTGAACCAAGTGGCGAGAAAAAGCATCTTACTTGGGAATATATTCGATCTTTGCACACTGCAGTTGACCTACCGTGGGTCATGGTAGGTGATTTCAATGAGATCATGTATGCGAGTGAGAAAGAAGGAGGCAATGCAAGGCCTCAACGATGCATGCAAATGTTCCGCGATACGCTTAACATGTGTAATTTGGAGGACATGGGCTATATTGGTGATATCTTCACATGGAGAAGAGGGAGGATGCGTGAGAGACTTGATCGTGCCGTTTGTGATCCAAGATGGTCAGCAATGTTTCCGCTTGTGGGTGTTGTCAATGAGGACTTCGGTAAATCAGATCATAGGCCGATTCTTATTAATACTGAGTACAATGCTGGTATGCATGCAATACCACAAAGAGGACCACTAAGATTTGAGGCGCGATGGCTGTGCGAGGAATCAGTGGAGAATATAATACAAACGTCATGGGAACGAGCAAAGCAACTCCATGCAGGTTCAGCTTTGAGCGATCATACGGAGGACGTGCATAAGGCACTACATCGATGGGACAAAGAAGTTCTGAAAGGGCCCAGAAGGAGACTGCGAGAGttacagaaggagctgaacattgtGATGTCTGGCGAGTTGTCCGATGAGGCAGTGGCAAAACAGAAAGAGATTCAGATGAGTATCGAAAACTTACTTGAGCAAGAGGAACTCTATTGGGTGCAACGGGGCCGTGTGAACTGGCTGAAGCATGGGGATCAGAACACAGCTTTTTTCCACCGTTCAGCTACCGCTAGGCGGAAGAGGAATTTCATCAAATCACTGAAAACTGAGTCAGGTGACGTTGTTGAAGACTCGGATCAGCTCATGTCCCTGGCGACAGGTTACTTTCAGAACTTGTTCAGCACAGACGTACAGAATCCAGACCAAGGAGTTTTTGATAAAGTTATTCCTCGTGTGACAGAGGACATGAACCAGATTTTGTTAGCTCCGTACACACGAGAGGAAGTTAAAAAAGCTTTGTTTAATATCGGTGACTTGAAGGCACCAGGCCCTGATGGATTACACGCAGTTTTTTACAAACGGTTTTGGCATATCATTGGGGAGGACCTCACAGATGAGGTGCTGATTGCAGTTAACTCACGGACTATACCGGAGGGTTGGAACAATACCACAGTAGTACTGATACCAAAAGTGGAGAATCCAGAGTTTGTAACTCAATTTCGGCCTATCAGTTTATGTAACGTTATCTATAAAGTCATTTCGAAACTTATTGCAAATAGACTGAAAAGGCTCCTTCCAGAGATAATATCACCCACACAAAGTGCGTTTGTGCCCGGGAGGCTGATTACGGACAATTTGTTGGTGGCATATGAATGTTATCATTCGATCAAGAATAAAAAGACAGGGAAATATGGCACGTGTGCAGTTAAGCTTGATATGCACAAGGCATATGATAGAGTCGAATGGTGCTTTTTGGAGAAAATTCTGGTTCGACTAGGCTTTGATACAGGCTGGGTGGGGCTCATTATGGCTTGTGTATCATCA encodes:
- the LOC127302894 gene encoding uncharacterized protein — translated: MAIGSPPGLVISTDAGKGIDAAVTQVFTNGVEHRECMRHLVKNFMKKFRGDVFLKHLWPACRAYRVLRFEQHYNPMLEASPEAMQRLEDNHKHLWKRYQFSETSKVDYVTNNIAESFNSWIRTEKSLPVIPLFDKIRQMIMEKMDLRRRIAYKLCGKILPRVVKEVNAKSRGLPYVHTFSNKDHDNVALLAEVQGVAKDLQPWRHALDLTNRTCTCRQWQIIGLPCYHALHVITSMRNPKMEDYIHDYYSVNKFKKAYENWVGPMTDRQQWPKVDPGFKLWPPILKRAAGRPRTRSYKGWEEGGKGRRMVTCKRCHQKGHMKKTCNETVLDPNAPPPAPPKPKRVRNRSKKAVEVQPQSKQIEAPSTRVEASSLQTTPSKAQAPSMDISSPMTRSRTRQLDLDYAAIQGMSTPTKQLPCSSMTRR
- the LOC139831836 gene encoding uncharacterized protein, translating into MGYIGDIFTWRRGRMRERLDRAVCDPRWSAMFPLVGVVNEDFGKSDHRPILINTEYNAGMHAIPQRGPLRFEARWLCEESVENIIQTSWERAKQLHAGSALSDHTEDVHKALHRWDKEVLKGPRRRLRELQKELNIVMSGELSDEAVAKQKEIQMSIENLLEQEELYWVQRGRVNWLKHGDQNTAFFHRSATARRKRNFIKSLKTESGDVVEDSDQLMSLATGYFQNLFSTDVQNPDQGVFDKVIPRVTEDMNQILLAPYTREEVKKALFNIGDLKAPGPDGLHAVFYKRFWHIIGEDLTDEVWRLIAEPDSLCARVLRAKYFPSEGGSALEVLLRNRSVKAPLLPDVDRNDLIATAVWEANVAAHTLASQSEGTQSIVWIEDPPDYITSILANDVSVMAN